From the genome of Streptomyces sp. NBC_00659, one region includes:
- a CDS encoding AMP-dependent synthetase/ligase, whose translation MTSAPRTTGDLPDDPADRTLPQLLVRNAGDHPRLPGLSWQSAAPDGEWTTLSWAEIHEHTRSLAVGYRALGVGRGDHVLMMMANRPEHWLSDLALVRLGAVPVSVYGTAAPEQITHIARNCRARLAVVEGAAQVVVWEPLLADAGTPLERLVVVEPDAQDGHFPYEALLREPVPEQFAKELDTARPEDPLTVVYTSGTTGEPKGVVLTHRQVMSNALALDAVVELPPHVDHICYLPFAHIAERMLGIYLPCHRASHVRLCADPTRVGEVVRTVRPAQFFGVPRIWEKLSAAVRAVLSLMPAEQRAAIDRAFEIAREHVAYRERGETPPAGLEERYLRAREDVLLPMLAAGGLDRVTWSASASAPMSLDVVRFWAGFGIVIMDAWGLTETTGVATANSPKTGFRLGSVGRPVESVEIRVAEDGEILVRGSTVFSGYLRPDGSVQAALDADGWLATGDIGRIDEDGYLWLTDRKKEMIITSTGKNVSPALVENALKEHPLIGQAMVHGDNRSYLVALLVLDAEAAPAWAAANGVEAHGGPAGLAEHPVVRAEVDRAVAAANTRLNRTEQVKRYELLSQEWGPATGELTPSLKMRRRVIRDKYADELSGLYED comes from the coding sequence ATGACATCGGCACCCCGCACCACCGGCGACCTGCCCGACGACCCGGCCGACCGGACGCTGCCGCAGCTGCTGGTCCGCAACGCGGGAGACCACCCCCGACTCCCGGGTCTGTCCTGGCAGTCGGCGGCCCCGGACGGTGAGTGGACGACGCTGAGCTGGGCGGAGATCCACGAGCACACCCGCAGCCTCGCCGTCGGCTACCGGGCTCTGGGCGTCGGCCGCGGCGACCATGTGCTGATGATGATGGCCAACCGGCCCGAACACTGGCTGTCGGACCTGGCGTTGGTCCGCCTCGGCGCGGTCCCGGTCAGTGTCTACGGCACCGCGGCCCCGGAACAGATCACCCACATCGCCCGCAACTGCCGGGCCCGCCTCGCCGTGGTGGAGGGGGCGGCCCAGGTGGTGGTGTGGGAGCCGTTGCTGGCCGACGCCGGTACCCCGCTGGAGCGTCTGGTGGTGGTCGAGCCGGACGCACAGGACGGCCACTTCCCGTACGAGGCCCTGCTCCGCGAACCGGTGCCGGAGCAGTTCGCCAAGGAACTGGACACCGCCCGCCCCGAGGACCCGCTGACCGTCGTCTACACCTCGGGCACCACCGGCGAGCCCAAGGGCGTCGTCCTGACCCACCGCCAGGTGATGTCCAACGCCCTGGCGCTGGACGCCGTGGTGGAACTGCCCCCGCACGTCGACCACATCTGCTATCTGCCCTTCGCCCACATCGCCGAGCGGATGCTGGGCATCTATCTGCCCTGCCACCGCGCCTCGCACGTGCGACTCTGCGCCGACCCGACGCGCGTCGGCGAGGTGGTCCGCACGGTGCGCCCCGCGCAGTTCTTCGGCGTGCCGAGAATCTGGGAGAAACTGTCCGCCGCCGTACGGGCCGTCCTCTCGCTGATGCCCGCCGAGCAGCGGGCGGCCATCGACCGGGCCTTCGAGATCGCCCGCGAGCACGTCGCGTACCGCGAGCGGGGCGAGACACCGCCCGCCGGGCTCGAGGAGCGTTATCTCCGTGCCCGCGAGGACGTGCTGCTGCCCATGCTGGCCGCGGGCGGTCTGGACCGGGTGACCTGGTCGGCCAGCGCCTCGGCGCCGATGTCGCTGGACGTGGTGCGGTTCTGGGCCGGTTTCGGCATCGTGATCATGGACGCCTGGGGGCTGACCGAGACCACGGGCGTGGCCACCGCCAACAGCCCGAAGACCGGCTTCCGGCTCGGCTCCGTAGGCCGCCCGGTGGAGTCCGTGGAGATCCGCGTCGCCGAGGACGGCGAGATCCTGGTGCGGGGCTCGACCGTCTTCTCCGGCTACCTCCGGCCGGACGGCTCGGTGCAGGCCGCTCTGGACGCCGACGGCTGGCTGGCCACCGGCGACATCGGCCGGATCGACGAGGACGGTTACCTCTGGCTCACCGACCGGAAGAAGGAGATGATCATCACCTCCACCGGCAAGAACGTGTCGCCGGCCCTGGTGGAGAACGCGCTCAAGGAACACCCGCTGATCGGCCAGGCGATGGTGCACGGGGACAACCGCTCTTACCTGGTAGCCCTTTTGGTGCTCGATGCGGAAGCCGCCCCCGCCTGGGCCGCGGCCAACGGCGTCGAGGCGCACGGGGGACCGGCCGGGCTGGCGGAACACCCCGTCGTCCGGGCGGAGGTGGACCGCGCGGTGGCCGCCGCCAACACCCGCCTCAACCGCACCGAGCAGGTCAAGCGCTACGAGTTGCTGTCGCAGGAGTGGGGTCCGGCGACCGGCGAGCTGACACCGTCACTCAAGATGCGGCGCCGGGTCATCCGGGACAAGTACGCCGACGAGCTGTCCGGGCTCTATGAGGACTGA
- a CDS encoding TetR/AcrR family transcriptional regulator has translation MNTAPSQDATPPAEHWRSYGPLGLHPILTHAMEAFNEHGYHGTSVRDIAGRVGVTVPALYYHYENKQALLATLLETSIKDVLDRCRAAAGEAGDDPLERFCGMVESIVLYMAHRRQLAFLDTEIRSLEPSNRARYVALRDYLEHMLLDTVEAGRSQGVFTTPIPADAVRSVLVMCQGVANWFRDDGPLTAEEVAERHVLLSLGTVGHPGTVTGDSPLPFPRRSSAARTSVSRGSAPRT, from the coding sequence TTGAACACCGCGCCGAGCCAGGACGCCACGCCCCCGGCGGAGCACTGGCGCTCGTACGGACCGCTCGGACTGCACCCGATCCTGACGCACGCCATGGAAGCCTTCAACGAGCACGGCTACCACGGCACTTCGGTCCGCGACATCGCCGGCCGGGTCGGGGTCACCGTGCCCGCGCTGTACTACCACTACGAGAACAAGCAGGCCCTGCTGGCCACGCTGCTGGAGACGTCCATCAAGGACGTCCTGGACCGCTGCCGGGCCGCCGCCGGGGAGGCCGGGGACGATCCGCTGGAGCGGTTCTGCGGCATGGTCGAGTCGATCGTGCTCTATATGGCCCACCGTCGGCAACTGGCGTTCCTGGACACGGAGATCCGCAGCCTGGAGCCCTCGAACCGGGCGCGCTACGTCGCCCTGCGCGACTATCTCGAGCACATGCTGCTGGACACGGTCGAGGCGGGCCGCTCCCAGGGCGTGTTCACCACGCCGATCCCGGCGGACGCGGTCCGTTCGGTGCTCGTCATGTGCCAGGGGGTCGCCAACTGGTTCCGTGACGACGGCCCGCTCACCGCGGAGGAGGTCGCCGAACGCCACGTGCTGCTGAGCCTCGGCACCGTGGGCCACCCCGGCACGGTCACCGGCGACTCACCGCTGCCGTTCCCCCGGCGCTCTTCCGCTGCCCGGACCTCCGTCTCCCGGGGGTCCGCACCGCGCACCTAG
- a CDS encoding DUF4334 domain-containing protein, which yields MDVIEARARFQELRKRDGTVEPAELDEIWTALATVRPEEILGAWKGGEFRTGHPLNGALEKAGWYGKTFTSVHDAKPLICRDATGALYSNRELGKGEAGLWTVEFRGEATATMIYDGQPVLDHFKQVDDTTLMGIMNVKGVPAEGPFFYFFLERAPEAPSGDPRGGPGAGEAL from the coding sequence ATGGACGTGATCGAGGCCCGCGCCCGGTTCCAGGAGCTCCGGAAGCGGGACGGCACGGTCGAGCCCGCCGAACTCGACGAGATCTGGACGGCGTTGGCCACCGTCCGTCCCGAGGAGATACTCGGCGCGTGGAAGGGCGGCGAGTTCCGCACCGGCCACCCACTCAACGGCGCCTTGGAGAAGGCCGGTTGGTACGGCAAGACGTTCACCTCCGTGCACGACGCCAAACCGCTGATCTGCCGTGACGCCACGGGCGCCCTGTACTCGAACCGCGAGCTCGGCAAGGGCGAGGCCGGCCTGTGGACCGTCGAGTTCCGCGGCGAGGCGACGGCCACGATGATCTACGACGGCCAGCCGGTCCTCGACCACTTCAAGCAGGTGGACGACACCACGCTGATGGGGATCATGAACGTCAAGGGAGTCCCCGCCGAGGGCCCCTTCTTCTACTTCTTCCTCGAGCGCGCCCCCGAGGCGCCGTCCGGGGACCCGCGCGGGGGCCCGGGGGCCGGAGAGGCCTTGTGA
- a CDS encoding NAD(P)-dependent alcohol dehydrogenase has protein sequence MRRVRAAVAEAPGAPFTVRDAEIEEPRPYEVLVRMTAVGVCHTDLAMRDTWPRRLTPMVFGHEGAGRVEAVGAEVTGLAPGDHVCLTFASCGTCEQCAGNHPAYCRAARDRNLSGGRDDGTTPLSLDGAPLHAGFFGQSSFATYAVVHERGVVKVPSGLPATVVAPLGCSGQTGAGTVLNRLRPGPGSSLVVLGAGGVGLSALMAAVAVGCDPVVAVDPVASRRALATRLGAKAALSPGDGLVAALRDLTGGGAHHVVETTGRPEMARRAVDALRPRGELALLGLGGEVTFDVMGLLAKGVRVHGVIEGDSDPGRLIPELVGLHRRGLFPLERLVTTFPFEDIGAAVAAMRDGSVVKPVLTFT, from the coding sequence GTGAGGCGCGTCCGTGCCGCGGTCGCCGAGGCACCGGGCGCCCCGTTCACCGTCCGGGACGCGGAGATCGAGGAACCGCGGCCGTACGAGGTGCTGGTGAGGATGACCGCGGTCGGCGTCTGTCACACCGACCTGGCGATGCGGGACACCTGGCCCCGGCGGCTCACCCCGATGGTCTTCGGCCACGAAGGCGCCGGCCGGGTCGAGGCGGTGGGCGCGGAGGTGACGGGTCTCGCGCCCGGGGACCATGTCTGCCTCACCTTCGCCAGCTGCGGCACCTGCGAGCAGTGCGCGGGAAACCACCCCGCCTACTGCCGCGCGGCGCGGGACCGGAACCTCTCCGGCGGACGCGACGACGGCACCACTCCGCTCTCCCTGGACGGCGCACCCCTGCACGCCGGCTTCTTCGGCCAGTCCAGCTTCGCCACGTACGCCGTGGTCCACGAACGCGGTGTGGTCAAGGTGCCCTCCGGTCTTCCGGCCACGGTCGTCGCGCCGCTGGGATGCAGCGGACAGACGGGTGCGGGCACCGTGCTCAACCGGCTCCGCCCCGGACCGGGTTCCTCCCTGGTCGTGCTCGGCGCGGGCGGGGTCGGCCTGAGCGCGCTGATGGCCGCGGTGGCCGTGGGCTGCGACCCGGTGGTGGCGGTCGACCCGGTCGCCTCCCGCCGTGCCCTGGCCACCCGACTCGGCGCGAAGGCGGCCCTGTCCCCCGGGGACGGTCTGGTGGCGGCGCTGCGCGACCTCACCGGCGGTGGCGCGCACCACGTCGTCGAGACCACCGGCCGTCCGGAGATGGCCCGCCGTGCCGTCGACGCACTGCGCCCTCGTGGCGAACTCGCCCTCCTCGGCCTCGGCGGCGAGGTGACCTTCGACGTCATGGGCCTGCTCGCCAAGGGCGTCCGCGTCCACGGGGTGATCGAGGGGGACTCCGACCCCGGCCGCCTCATTCCCGAACTGGTCGGCCTGCACCGACGGGGCCTCTTCCCGCTCGAACGGCTGGTCACCACGTTCCCGTTCGAGGACATCGGCGCGGCCGTGGCCGCCATGCGGGACGGCAGCGTCGTCAAGCCGGTCCTCACCTTCACCTGA
- a CDS encoding TetR/AcrR family transcriptional regulator: MAPASPSARSAATARPAAATRPRNRKQLILDAAGRVFSERGYHNASMEEVAAGVGITAAALYRHFPNKYALFAACAHVMVDGLVAALDEVPAEASLTEVLTAVTRITVVHRASGGVYRWEARYLDREDRRRLAVKFGRLVERVEEAVQREHPLSDRRLRAMAALGAIGSITMHHTSIAGRRAEDLLLASALRVAATDPAAGPPGARPVELPARPVPRTRPAEILAASVPLFARDGFANVTNGQIAEAVGLTPSALYRHYPGKIDILAAACLQAAGLLAQGVERSLHEVTGPHEAVVALASTYVAYSFECTELNSVAEAELAGLPTDLRRPLVLAQREHIAVWEQQLRLARPELDPRQARVLVHAGFGVVVEAGRRLRWQDSPAHREAVTALVVGALGL; the protein is encoded by the coding sequence ATGGCTCCCGCCTCCCCGTCCGCCCGTTCGGCAGCGACCGCGAGACCGGCCGCGGCGACCCGGCCCCGCAACCGCAAGCAGCTCATCCTCGACGCGGCCGGGCGGGTCTTCAGCGAGCGTGGCTACCACAACGCGTCGATGGAGGAGGTCGCCGCCGGCGTGGGCATCACGGCGGCCGCCCTGTACCGGCACTTCCCCAACAAGTACGCGCTGTTCGCCGCGTGCGCCCACGTCATGGTGGACGGACTGGTCGCCGCGCTCGACGAGGTGCCGGCCGAGGCCTCCTTGACGGAGGTGCTCACCGCCGTCACCCGGATCACCGTCGTTCATCGCGCGTCGGGCGGCGTGTACCGATGGGAGGCCCGGTACCTCGACCGCGAGGACCGCCGACGTCTCGCGGTGAAGTTCGGTCGCCTGGTCGAGCGGGTCGAGGAGGCCGTGCAGCGCGAACACCCGCTGTCCGACCGGCGCCTGCGGGCCATGGCGGCCCTCGGTGCGATCGGATCCATCACGATGCATCACACCTCCATCGCCGGGCGCCGGGCCGAGGACCTGCTGCTGGCGTCCGCGCTGCGCGTGGCCGCGACGGATCCGGCGGCGGGCCCGCCCGGGGCGCGCCCCGTCGAGCTGCCCGCCCGGCCGGTGCCGCGCACGCGACCCGCGGAGATACTCGCGGCCTCCGTCCCGCTGTTCGCCCGGGACGGATTCGCCAACGTCACGAACGGACAGATCGCCGAGGCGGTGGGACTGACCCCGTCGGCGCTCTACCGCCATTACCCCGGCAAGATCGACATTCTGGCGGCCGCCTGCCTCCAGGCGGCCGGACTCCTGGCCCAGGGGGTGGAGCGGAGTCTGCACGAGGTGACCGGCCCGCACGAGGCCGTCGTGGCGCTGGCCTCGACGTATGTGGCCTACAGCTTCGAGTGCACGGAGCTCAACAGCGTCGCCGAGGCGGAGCTCGCCGGCTTGCCGACGGACCTGCGGCGGCCCCTGGTCCTCGCGCAGCGGGAGCACATCGCCGTCTGGGAGCAGCAGTTGCGGCTGGCCCGTCCGGAGCTGGATCCGCGCCAGGCCCGGGTACTGGTGCACGCGGGGTTCGGCGTGGTGGTCGAGGCGGGACGCAGACTGCGGTGGCAGGACAGCCCCGCCCATCGTGAGGCCGTCACCGCTCTGGTCGTGGGGGCCCTGGGCCTCTGA
- a CDS encoding oxygenase MpaB family protein — protein sequence MENLSRRKALSLGVALGLVGVVSPAQAWASTGSATGAAAATGPEWIWDSAADPLMASMLDNGHVPTINSAWASWVNNNDPLPSGVPAEFAAYLQQVNVLPSWADHAKLARAADFNRRRDTYLFMLYGLGSGIMSTVIPREAKSVYWSAGGANMQDRAAKTFTFGYDLSQLGAFEPTGQFVVTANKTRVVHAAVRHLLPQSPHWRAVTDETTPISAADILVTFHSLGTYVHRKLLDWKIPFPAADQEAFLHSWQVAVHLLGVPDEHIPQTWAAAEKQSAQVLTPILTPTTEGIALAEDLLGLTAQVDLGVTRGFLNEFVRYVLSDEVGDWLGLARDYASAALIRTAWPAYVLFREGLSPIMPGTFYVFDQFIRALAMLFLNRGASGSTTPITIPTANRAA from the coding sequence ATGGAGAACCTCAGCAGGCGAAAGGCTCTGTCGCTCGGTGTCGCACTCGGCCTCGTGGGCGTGGTGAGCCCGGCCCAGGCGTGGGCGTCGACGGGCTCGGCGACCGGAGCCGCCGCGGCGACCGGTCCCGAGTGGATCTGGGACAGCGCGGCGGACCCTCTGATGGCTTCGATGCTCGACAACGGGCACGTGCCGACGATCAACTCGGCATGGGCGTCATGGGTGAACAACAACGACCCGCTGCCCAGCGGTGTGCCGGCCGAATTCGCGGCCTACCTTCAGCAGGTCAACGTGCTGCCCTCCTGGGCCGACCACGCCAAGCTGGCCCGTGCCGCCGACTTCAACCGGCGCAGGGACACGTACCTGTTCATGCTGTACGGCCTCGGCAGCGGAATCATGAGCACCGTGATCCCGCGCGAGGCGAAGAGCGTCTACTGGTCCGCCGGTGGCGCCAACATGCAGGACCGCGCCGCCAAGACGTTCACGTTCGGCTACGACCTGTCCCAGCTGGGAGCCTTCGAGCCGACGGGACAGTTCGTCGTCACCGCCAACAAGACACGCGTGGTGCACGCGGCGGTGCGTCACCTGCTGCCGCAGTCGCCGCACTGGAGGGCGGTCACCGACGAGACCACTCCGATCAGCGCCGCCGACATCCTGGTCACCTTCCACAGTCTGGGCACCTACGTGCACCGGAAGCTGCTCGACTGGAAGATCCCGTTCCCGGCCGCGGACCAGGAGGCGTTCCTGCACTCGTGGCAGGTCGCCGTCCATCTGCTCGGTGTGCCGGACGAGCACATCCCCCAGACATGGGCCGCCGCCGAGAAGCAGTCGGCGCAGGTGCTCACCCCGATCCTCACCCCGACGACCGAGGGCATCGCCCTGGCCGAGGACCTCCTCGGTCTGACCGCGCAGGTCGACCTCGGCGTCACGCGCGGGTTCCTGAACGAGTTCGTGCGGTACGTCCTCAGTGACGAGGTCGGCGACTGGCTGGGACTGGCGCGCGACTACGCGTCGGCGGCCCTGATCCGCACCGCGTGGCCGGCGTACGTCCTGTTCCGTGAGGGGCTGTCGCCCATCATGCCCGGCACCTTCTACGTGTTCGACCAGTTCATTCGCGCCCTGGCGATGCTGTTCCTCAACAGGGGCGCCTCCGGGAGCACCACCCCCATCACGATCCCCACCGCGAACAGGGCGGCCTGA
- a CDS encoding SMI1/KNR4 family protein — protein sequence MSESTAFDWRPFLLKCSGEWADSLPDDESRGEDDEAARQARWLGFPPASEERIAAMEERLGRRMPPSYREFLKVSDGWRHAGGFVWLLAGTQDANWHNDASGLGDSFEEYLEEDAGPEERREVDIWRRGLQLDVESDATYVLMDPEDVDENGEWAVYTWAGWRAAPPERHANFLEFMREMHREFHSLRARRGEGEPAFVNDTTCEQDSRVEEARREALLGGWQRAVEMLDEAKEYGRPGAAGLGDQIRRLLGKTSMVYFEDLVTDPRYAPDLLPPLVAEHAAHSNHEDSTLKFHLRGADDDLESLAYATLEQVRNGTYRYAPAGPFGEAVERARELARWGDGDEAWRTLMNAVPLWEPLGPDHLAPLGWVADPVLGPLLTPERGRELLSTPRGGQTGEAPRPTPGLDPGGLAWLAEPDGGNNRTSYRFVLVEGAEPQELPGRLADGDGDGGADGNGDGTGGGDGTGLNEPLTLWEARGRALRGKREFSSYDDRALMAVGRADSGWSFAFDGVPAPFGRQRFVSPAPGASAGTRAVVVWSGLRTRHGEPFFHLSVARDGTEEYAFTYADGEVRRNGEIPEALDPDRFFGAVEDSAEAERPLLEAVAGEFAVRLPRHAIVRGRLHTFTTRSWTRPPGKGEGYMVIRTQPMTSGPTNSERREADSVTE from the coding sequence ATGAGCGAATCCACGGCATTCGACTGGCGCCCCTTCCTGCTCAAGTGCAGCGGGGAATGGGCGGATTCCCTGCCCGACGACGAGTCGCGGGGCGAGGACGACGAGGCCGCCCGGCAGGCACGGTGGCTGGGGTTCCCGCCCGCGTCGGAGGAGCGCATCGCCGCCATGGAGGAGCGCCTGGGCCGGCGGATGCCCCCGTCGTACCGGGAGTTCCTCAAGGTCAGCGACGGGTGGCGGCACGCAGGTGGATTCGTATGGCTGCTGGCGGGGACCCAGGACGCGAACTGGCACAACGACGCGTCGGGCCTCGGGGACTCGTTCGAGGAGTATCTGGAGGAGGACGCCGGGCCCGAGGAGCGGCGAGAGGTGGACATCTGGCGGCGCGGGCTGCAGCTCGACGTGGAGTCCGACGCCACCTACGTCCTCATGGATCCCGAGGACGTGGACGAGAACGGCGAGTGGGCCGTGTACACATGGGCGGGCTGGCGGGCCGCGCCACCCGAGCGGCACGCGAACTTCCTGGAGTTCATGCGGGAGATGCACCGCGAGTTCCACAGCCTGCGGGCACGACGGGGCGAGGGCGAGCCGGCGTTCGTCAACGACACGACGTGCGAGCAGGACTCCCGGGTGGAGGAGGCCCGCCGGGAGGCTCTTCTCGGCGGCTGGCAGCGGGCCGTGGAGATGCTGGACGAGGCCAAGGAGTACGGCAGGCCAGGGGCCGCCGGGCTGGGTGACCAGATACGGCGTCTGCTCGGGAAGACCTCCATGGTGTATTTCGAGGACCTGGTGACGGATCCGCGGTACGCGCCCGATCTGCTGCCGCCGCTGGTCGCCGAACACGCGGCGCACTCGAACCACGAAGACTCCACGCTGAAGTTCCACCTTCGGGGCGCCGACGACGACCTGGAGTCCCTTGCCTACGCGACGCTGGAGCAGGTGCGGAACGGCACCTACCGGTACGCTCCGGCCGGGCCGTTCGGGGAGGCCGTCGAGCGGGCGCGGGAGCTGGCGCGCTGGGGAGACGGCGACGAGGCGTGGCGGACGCTGATGAACGCCGTGCCGCTGTGGGAGCCGCTGGGGCCCGACCACCTGGCGCCGCTGGGGTGGGTGGCCGACCCCGTGCTCGGGCCACTGCTGACCCCGGAGCGGGGCCGGGAACTGCTGTCCACGCCGAGGGGCGGGCAGACCGGTGAGGCACCGCGTCCGACACCCGGGCTCGACCCGGGCGGCCTCGCGTGGCTCGCGGAGCCGGACGGGGGCAACAACCGCACGTCGTACCGGTTCGTCCTGGTGGAAGGGGCGGAGCCACAGGAGCTGCCCGGACGCCTGGCGGACGGGGACGGGGACGGAGGCGCGGACGGGAACGGGGACGGCACCGGAGGCGGGGACGGCACCGGGCTGAACGAACCCTTGACCCTCTGGGAGGCGCGCGGCAGAGCGCTGCGGGGCAAGCGGGAGTTCTCCTCCTACGACGACAGGGCCCTCATGGCGGTCGGGCGGGCCGACAGCGGCTGGAGCTTCGCCTTCGACGGAGTTCCGGCCCCGTTCGGCCGGCAGCGCTTCGTCTCCCCCGCCCCGGGCGCCAGTGCGGGCACCCGTGCGGTGGTGGTGTGGAGCGGCCTGAGGACGAGGCACGGCGAGCCGTTCTTCCATCTCTCGGTGGCGCGGGACGGCACCGAGGAATACGCGTTCACGTACGCCGACGGAGAGGTCCGACGGAACGGGGAGATACCGGAGGCGCTCGACCCGGACCGGTTCTTCGGTGCCGTGGAGGACAGTGCCGAGGCGGAACGGCCGCTGCTCGAAGCGGTGGCCGGGGAGTTCGCCGTCCGTCTGCCGCGTCACGCGATCGTGCGAGGGCGGCTGCACACGTTCACCACCCGCTCCTGGACACGGCCTCCGGGGAAGGGAGAGGGCTACATGGTGATCCGGACGCAGCCGATGACCTCAGGCCCGACGAACAGCGAGCGGAGGGAAGCCGACTCGGTGACCGAGTAA
- a CDS encoding subtype B tannase, which produces MAIAGSLALTALAVPSSAVAAQGRTASHAHVVDPEDAALAFDAGAYTTLTVTVDGQPVKVRSYKELCYVAAPVAAAAQQSGMSGTTTISNTRCGYQSMNVFVPESAFDDQRAPVYFAVNNAGWMASYIKASVTDGSSYNSATSNVGAALKAGFVFVDVANRSRGLIGADGSSPGKAPAAVVDAKAAVRYLRLNDATMPGSAERIVVNGTSGGGALSSILGASGNSAEYDSYLAAIGAAGVDSKGRSTLRDDVFAVDAYCPITDLGNADAAYEWLYNALGTRDATGSNATPEDAAEIAAQFPAYEKSLRLRNPDGSKLTADAMLDTIKKEVVRSAETYMKAGPANTVPALGATFDITSGGPGGSTTKSYVNDWIDVDNAADKVLSVDMAKYLKFVATQATLKTTPAFDAVGVHGNTTSRTETNLFGPYTQKYMNYTEWSWNHNDVAGDGSGLDDTGLTWDQYTAEKSTDLDDQIHLIDPMDFVGTSADTAPNWYVRNGTRDRDTAFIISINLDRALEADKQVKNVDYRLAWNQPHAGNYDVPEAMAWIADVVEKAGDPLATPHHGSAGR; this is translated from the coding sequence ATGGCGATAGCGGGCTCCCTCGCCCTGACGGCGCTCGCGGTGCCCTCGTCCGCGGTCGCGGCCCAAGGGCGTACCGCGTCGCACGCTCATGTCGTGGACCCGGAGGACGCCGCCCTGGCCTTCGACGCCGGCGCCTACACGACGCTCACCGTCACGGTCGACGGCCAACCGGTCAAGGTTCGCTCCTACAAGGAACTCTGCTACGTCGCCGCCCCGGTCGCCGCGGCCGCGCAGCAGTCCGGCATGTCCGGTACCACCACGATCAGCAATACCCGCTGCGGCTACCAGAGCATGAACGTCTTCGTGCCCGAGAGCGCCTTCGACGACCAGCGTGCGCCGGTCTACTTCGCGGTGAACAACGCGGGCTGGATGGCCAGTTACATCAAAGCGAGCGTCACCGACGGCTCGTCCTACAACAGCGCGACGAGCAACGTCGGCGCGGCGCTGAAGGCCGGCTTCGTCTTCGTGGACGTCGCCAACCGCAGCCGTGGGCTGATCGGCGCCGACGGCTCCTCGCCGGGCAAGGCCCCCGCCGCGGTGGTCGACGCCAAGGCCGCGGTCCGCTACCTCCGCCTCAACGACGCCACCATGCCCGGCAGCGCGGAGCGGATCGTCGTCAACGGCACCAGCGGCGGCGGCGCGCTGTCCTCGATCCTGGGCGCCTCCGGCAACAGCGCCGAGTACGACTCCTACCTCGCCGCGATCGGCGCGGCGGGCGTCGACTCCAAGGGCCGCAGCACCCTGCGCGACGACGTGTTCGCGGTCGACGCCTACTGCCCGATCACCGACCTCGGCAACGCCGACGCGGCCTACGAATGGCTGTACAACGCCCTCGGCACCCGTGACGCGACCGGCTCGAACGCCACGCCCGAGGACGCCGCCGAGATCGCGGCACAGTTCCCGGCGTACGAGAAGAGTCTCAGGCTCCGCAACCCGGACGGATCCAAGCTCACCGCCGACGCCATGCTGGACACCATCAAGAAGGAGGTCGTCCGCTCCGCCGAGACCTACATGAAGGCCGGCCCGGCCAACACCGTGCCCGCGCTCGGGGCCACCTTCGACATCACCTCCGGCGGGCCCGGCGGGTCCACCACGAAGTCGTACGTGAACGACTGGATCGACGTCGACAACGCGGCGGACAAGGTGCTGTCGGTCGACATGGCGAAGTACCTGAAGTTCGTGGCCACCCAGGCCACGTTGAAGACGACGCCCGCCTTCGACGCCGTGGGCGTGCACGGGAACACCACCAGCCGGACGGAGACCAACCTCTTCGGCCCGTACACCCAGAAGTACATGAACTACACCGAGTGGAGCTGGAACCACAACGACGTCGCCGGTGACGGCAGCGGCCTCGACGACACCGGGCTGACCTGGGACCAGTACACCGCGGAGAAGAGCACGGACCTCGACGACCAGATCCACCTGATCGACCCGATGGACTTCGTCGGCACGAGCGCCGACACCGCGCCCAACTGGTACGTGCGCAACGGCACGCGTGACCGGGACACCGCGTTCATCATCTCGATCAACCTGGACCGGGCGCTGGAGGCGGACAAGCAGGTCAAGAACGTCGACTACCGGCTCGCCTGGAACCAGCCGCACGCCGGCAACTACGACGTGCCGGAGGCCATGGCCTGGATCGCCGACGTGGTCGAGAAGGCCGGAGACCCGCTCGCCACTCCTCACCACGGCTCCGCCGGACGCTGA